The genomic window AATACCATCCAGAACCTGCTCCAGCCGCCCGGTACGGGTAAGACGCAGAAAGCGATCCGGCTGCAGACTGTCGAGACTGATATTCAGACGATTCACACCGGCATCCTTCAGCTGCCGGGCATAACGGCGCAGCTGCGAGCCATTGGTCGTCACACAGAACTCGCGCAGCCCCTCCAGTTTGCCGATACCATCAAACAGAGTGATGACATCACGTCGCACCAGAGGCTCGCCGCCGGTCAGGCGAACCTTGTTCACCCCCAGCTCCGTGAAAGCCTTGGCAATAGTCTGGATCTCTTCTAGCGACAGGACCTGCTGGCGCGGCAGGAACGTCATGTCCTCGCCCATACAGTAGACGCAACGGAAATCACAACGATCCGTCACCGACATCCGTACGTAGGTAATCTGGCGTCCGAAAGGATCAATTAGCTGCTCAGTCGCCACAGGGCACCTCATGTAAATCTTCTTGTCATGGTTACCGGCTTGATTATCAGCATCTACAACTCCGGCAGGGTTGCAGCTACGATATCACGTTGTACTCAGGCTGTCCGGTACCAAAAGCACGATACAAACAGGGAATTCTGGCGCCAGAAACACAGACCGCAGCCGCCGTGTACAACACTGATCTGTAATAATTTTCATGATGTTTTGGATCAAACAAGCCACAGACTGAGACGGCAAAATTCTAGCTTTCGCACAAATATTGAACTAGTATCGCCAAACACCTCATATACTGTAAGCGATAGATCGAATCCATCGAGACGCCTGACTCGATACAGCACAACTCCCAGAACCGGGAGTATATGAGATCCATGCACGCCCAGGGAGTTGGGACTACTTTTAAAAGGAATTAACATGCCCATTAACAACGTACGAAAATACCTGTCCGTATTGCTTGCAGCTTCCCTCCTGGCCGGTTGCCAAGGCAACCAAACTGTCACTCAGACATCAGACGGTGGTGGCGGCGGCACTCCTGTTGATGGTGGCGACACCGACGGCGGGACAGCGACTCCGGGAAAAACCACTCTTACTGCTAAGATCGTGACGGATGTTGCCGACACTGTGGATTCTACCGGCAACCTGGTAAGAACCCTAGGCACAACCATCAGCCAGCAAAACCTGCCAATGGTGGGCTCCATAACCAGCGGAACTGGTGAAGTCCTGGTCAACACCGGTGACGCTGTTGGCACTCTGGCTACTGGACTGAATGATGGCCTGGGATCATTGACCGAAAACGAGAACGCTCTGGGGACTACCCTGGCAGGCGTTACCGGTGCGACATCCGAGATCGGCAACGGGGTTGAAATACTCGGCACGACCATCGAGTCAGTGAATACAATGCCGGTATTCGCCCAACTGGATGCACAGACCGGCCTGCTCACAACGCTGGGCGGTACTGCCTCCGAACTTGGCCTCGTACGGACCTGTCTGATACCCTCACCCTCGCGCTAACCGAAGAGAACGGCGCCCTGAGCGGATTGACAACAGAATTGACAGGTGTGATTCGTCCTTTGATCGCAGAAACCGAAGGAGGCACACAGGTTATCGGTCAGGCTTTGGTCGTCGGCCCAGTGGCCACTAGCCTTCTGGAGCAGTCAGGTACCGCAGTTGTAATACTGGGCGGTGATCTTGCCAACAATGACAACGCCGTTCTGGCCAGCACCGGCGGAACAGTACAGGGCGTGGGCCGCCTGGTTATTGACGCCGGCGGACTTCTCTCCCTGGCTGATGCCACTGATACCGGTGAAGCTCTGGATCTTAACAATCTGCTAGCCGGACTGGATAACAATGGCAGCCCCTTGGACGCTCTCGACTCCGTACTAGGCGCTGACAATGGCAACCTCCTCAGTTCCGTTACTGATACTGTAGAGGGTCTGACTGGGGGACTATCAGGCACAGATGGCGGCCTGCTGAGTCCTGTGACCGATGCCGTAGGCGGACTGACCGGTGGGCTCGCGGGTACTGACGGCGGCCTGCTGAGCCCAGTGACTGACGTCGTAGATGGACTGACCAGCGGTGGACTGACGGGGACTGATGTCGGCCTGATCGACCCTCTACTCGATACCGTCGATGGACTGACCGGTGGGCTGCTCGGCGGTGACGGAGGCCTGCTGGATCCTGTAACCGGCACGACTGATGGGCTCCAGTCTGGTGACGGCGACCTCCTGGGATCGGCAACCGATATACTGGGCGGCCTGACGGGTACAGGCCTTCCCTCTTCGGAAACTATTGCTAATGAGGGGCTGGTAGATACCCTTGACAATACACTTCTGGATCCTCTGGTCGGTGGATTACTGTAATCCGATAGCCGCCCCAACTCAGGCTGCATAAGCAGGACCGATCACCCTGTCCGTTTCGTACAGAGTGGTCGGTTTTTTTTCAGCAGCCGTTAGTCTCTAGCGTTTCACCAGACCAGCTAGAAGTGAATAGCGGTCCGTCCGGACTCAGCAAGGCAGCCCGAATATGTTTTTCAAAATGCCATCATGCCTACTGGCAGGATCCATTCTTTCCCAGTTA from Marinobacterium aestuarii includes these protein-coding regions:
- a CDS encoding collagen-like triple helix repeat-containing protein, with product MTTELTGVIRPLIAETEGGTQVIGQALVVGPVATSLLEQSGTAVVILGGDLANNDNAVLASTGGTVQGVGRLVIDAGGLLSLADATDTGEALDLNNLLAGLDNNGSPLDALDSVLGADNGNLLSSVTDTVEGLTGGLSGTDGGLLSPVTDAVGGLTGGLAGTDGGLLSPVTDVVDGLTSGGLTGTDVGLIDPLLDTVDGLTGGLLGGDGGLLDPVTGTTDGLQSGDGDLLGSATDILGGLTGTGLPSSETIANEGLVDTLDNTLLDPLVGGLL
- a CDS encoding collagen-like triple helix repeat-containing protein, whose product is MPINNVRKYLSVLLAASLLAGCQGNQTVTQTSDGGGGGTPVDGGDTDGGTATPGKTTLTAKIVTDVADTVDSTGNLVRTLGTTISQQNLPMVGSITSGTGEVLVNTGDAVGTLATGLNDGLGSLTENENALGTTLAGVTGATSEIGNGVEILGTTIESVNTMPVFAQLDAQTGLLTTLGGTASELGLVRTCLIPSPSR